In Fusobacteria bacterium ZRK30, the DNA window GAAGAAGAATTATACTTCATAGAAATTTTCGTTAAAAATAAAGGAAATATCAAAGAGGTAGAAAAAGATTTAAAAATATCATATCCCACTGTTAGAAGTAAACTAGAAAAAGTCGTAGAAGTGTTAGGGTATAGAGATAAAGTTAAAAAAATCGATAAAATACAAATCTTAGAGAGATTGGAAAAAGGAGAAATATCTTCTGAAGAAGCTATGAAACTTTTAAAATAGTATTGTTTTATACAAAGTTTAAGGAGGAGTTATGAAAGAAAAACAAAAGATATTAAAAATGATTGAGGATGGTAAAATTACTGCTATGGAAGGATTAAAGTTATTGGAACAAATTGAAGAAACTGATCAAAATGAACCCTTGACAGTTGACAAAATTTTAGATGTAAATGAAGTCGTTGTAACCGATAACACTTCCAGTAAAAATGAAAACTCCAATTTTAAAGATGAAAAAGCTAAATTTTTAAGAGTTAAGGTAGATGAAACAAATGGAGATAAAGTAAATATAAAAATTCCATTATTTTTATTAAAATTTGGATCTAAATTTTTAAAAAATAAAGTCGAATCATGTAGTAATGAAGCTAAGAATATTGATTTTGACATGATTCTTAAACAGATAGATGATGGTTTTAAAGGTCTTATTGTTGAGATTAATACCGATAAAGAGTTAGTACAACTAATTATAGAATAATAATTAACTTTCAAAGAATATGCAAAGTTTCAGCATATCTATTTTAGAACCTTGAAAAATGAAATCAATAATTTATAGTTAAAAGAAGAATTTTTTAATCGATTTAAACCGGGGTCCCCCTACACTACATACAGGGCATAGATAATCTTAAGGCATCTCATCATAATGGATATCCCCTGTATTTATTATTTATTCCATAAAAATCCTCCCATCTATGGGAGGATTATAGTATATCTAAGCACATCAAAAGCAATCATAAATATGAAAAATTATATTCATTTAGCTCCTAGAAAAAATTTAATTTTCAAACCATCTTTTAACAGCTTCATGTTCGTTCATTCCTTCTCTGCAATACATATAGTCCAGCTCTGAAATAATTTCATTGGATAGGATTATTTTGTCTAAAATTTCTAACTCCTCTTTTTTAAAAGTAGTTTTTACCTTCTTTTCAGAGATTAATAACAGAGCTTTATCTGTAATTCCAAGGAGACCTTTTGGTTCTTTTAAATCCCTAATTTTAAATTTATGCTGTAAGAATTGAGGCTGCCATAATGGAACTACCAGCCATTCTTTCTTAGCAACACCTTTTTCAAAAGCTTCTACACACAGATCCTGGTTTCCAATTTTAAATTCATAACCAGCATCAGTCAGGCCGTATTCTTCCATCATCTTGATAGAAAATCTGGTAATTCCGGCACCGATGTTAATTCCCTGGATACTTTTATTCATCTTTTCCAATACTTCAATTTTTTTTAGATCATCTATAGTTTTTACCATATCCTCGGGAATATAGTCTGGAACCCCCCAAAGGGCATATGGAGAATAGTGATATCCTAGTTCAACAACTGGAGTGACACTCTCTACGTCGGCCTTGTATCCCCCATGACTGGAAGGGATCCAGGCAGATGATAACATATCTATCTCCCCGTGTTTTAATCTCTTAAAATTTTCTTCGTGGGGAGCGTATCTTCTCTCCACTTTGTATCCCATTTTATTAAGAATGTAAGCTACCAAAGTTCCTGTAACCCTATGAAAAGAAAGATCTGTAATTCCCAATACAATTTTATCTCCATTATTAGTCTTTTTTATATCTTCTAAAAATTTTTTTCTATTTTTTAATATAGATTCCATTGTTTCACCTCTTAATTTATTATTATAGACAAGCTTTTTTTAACAATAGATCTTAATAATCTAAATATCCTTTTTCATCTCCACCAAATAAAGTTGCAGAATCCAGTGGTGCTAATTCTAAACTTTTTTCCAACTTTTCTGGTAAGTTAGGATTAGAGATAAATGGTCTTCCAAAGGCTATAAGATCTGCATAGTCTTTTTCTAATAATTCCTCCCCTCTTTCCTTTGTATAATTTCCTGCAACTATTATTTTGTTTTTAAACACTTTTCTAAGTTCTACTCTGAAACTTTCCGGAACTACCGGTGCTTCATCCCAATCAGCTTCACTCAGATGGATATACTCTATATTTAGCTCCTGACAGTATTCAGCAACATCTAAGATAGCATCCAGAGTATACGGACAGTCCATCCCACGATAAGTAATAAATGGAGCTAACTTAATCCCTACTTTTTCTGCTCCTATTTCATCTGCAGCAGCTTTTAATATCTCCTTGGCAAATCTGGTTCTATTCTCTAAAC includes these proteins:
- a CDS encoding DUF2089 domain-containing protein — its product is MKKINKLIGKCPVCTGELEVIKLTCRNCDTSLEGRFSLHKFLKLSEEELYFIEIFVKNKGNIKEVEKDLKISYPTVRSKLEKVVEVLGYRDKVKKIDKIQILERLEKGEISSEEAMKLLK
- a CDS encoding glycine betaine ABC transporter substrate-binding protein: MGITDLSFHRVTGTLVAYILNKMGYKVERRYAPHEENFKRLKHGEIDMLSSAWIPSSHGGYKADVESVTPVVELGYHYSPYALWGVPDYIPEDMVKTIDDLKKIEVLEKMNKSIQGINIGAGITRFSIKMMEEYGLTDAGYEFKIGNQDLCVEAFEKGVAKKEWLVVPLWQPQFLQHKFKIRDLKEPKGLLGITDKALLLISEKKVKTTFKKEELEILDKIILSNEIISELDYMYCREGMNEHEAVKRWFEN